Proteins found in one Plasmodium malariae genome assembly, chromosome: 13 genomic segment:
- the HMGB1 gene encoding high mobility group protein B1, putative, translated as MDAMKKFKEMKNMGGKEVKKRRKNKKDPHAPKRSLSAYMFFAKEKRAEIINRDPGLSKDVATVGKMIGEAWNKLDEREKAPYEKKAQEDKIRYEKEKVEYAKSKVKA; from the coding sequence ATGGATgctatgaaaaaatttaaagagaTGAAGAACATGGGAGGAAAAGAAGttaagaaaagaagaaaaaacaaaaaagatcCACATGCACCTAAGAGGTCTCTTTCtgcatatatgttttttgcGAAGGAAAAGAGGGCAGAAATTATTAATCGAGACCCAGGATTAAGCAAAGATGTTGCTACAGTAGGGAAAATGATTGGGGAAGCATGGAATAAGTTGGACGAACGAGAAAAGGCACCCTATGAAAAAAAGGCACAAGaagataaaataagatatgAAAAAGAGAAAGTAGAGTATGCTAAATCGAAAGTGAAAGCATAA
- the PmUG01_13013100 gene encoding conserved Plasmodium protein, unknown function, producing the protein MKEKECYEIVLNTKSGNFQKYIDHCMEKVKLGNVKIVGRQYAITKAFNVLEVLKNKVMELEHYITYKNLRATGPDRRKLLEVNIYVSLKN; encoded by the exons atgaaggaaaaaGAGTGCTATGAAATAGTACTAAACACAAAATCAGggaattttcaaaaatatattgatcATTGCATGGAAAAAGTGAAATTA GGGAACGTGAAAATTGTAGGCAGGCAGTATGCAATAACCAAGGCTTTTAATGTGCTGGAAGTCTTAAAAAACAAAGTTATGGAATTAGAAcattatataacatataaaaatttaaga gcTACAGGTCCTGATAGAAGAAAGCTACTAGAAGTTAACATATATGTttctttgaaaaattaa
- the PmUG01_13013000 gene encoding conserved Plasmodium protein, unknown function — translation MALKESNYLLTIEKKRKKLQNKKSKKNKGKIIKKKGPLGKNKKEKKKLDELYSLEIKNLGKRKNEECDNDGKASDNSDFLNNDYDDIKEITKQVKEQVNLHKLLLRTRILIQKVLSLSNKLPLLPFVSYNEQILNNREDKNDDDDDDDNNLHQHNKNLLREIQLNEHKLKDDIGELLTILHNSLKKYFIKLNIPINEKAYNEINIICDEEDKPFYENRTKIYEENTTESEKKLFSLIDTWFTYSKKMCLNFFDIMHKITKISSVKSLKTYEQPISSQINQVMFDFPSIIESSYPQSVNHNIIGKKLYELLYADTENFYLNKYIYDDEVYYKKFLLNAIQNLKDNQQDNELLKSQKELYKIKKIYNNKNVRGLVTPFEPIPKLVNFMLPEPSDSKSENPYDYMDNPELVNVLLSSLFQD, via the exons aTGGCTTTAAAAGAGAGTAACTACCTACTCacaattgaaaaaaaaagaaaaaagttacaaaacaaaaagagtaaaaagaacaaaggtaaaataataaaaaaaaagggacctctaggaaaaaacaaaaaagaaaaaaaaaaattagatgaattatattcattagaaattaaaaatttgggAAAACgcaaaaatgaagaatgtGATAATGATGGTAAAGCATCAGATAATTCGGACTTTCTGAATAACGATTATGAtgatataaaagaaataacaaAACAGGTAAAAGAGCAGgttaatttacataaattattattaagaaCAAGAATTTTAATACAGAAAGTGCTATCTTTATCTAATAAACTTCCTTTGCTGCCGTTCGTTTCGTATAACgaacaaattttaaataatagagaagataaaaatgatgatgatgatgatgatgataataatttacaccaacataataaaaatttactaaGAGAAATACAGTTAAATgaacataaattaaaagacgACATTGGTGAACTATTAACCATATTACATAActctttaaaaaagtattttataaaattaaatattccaattaatgaaaaggcatataatgaaataaacataatttgCGATGAAGAGGATAAAccattttatgaaaataggACAAAgatatatgaagaaaatacAACAGAGAGTGAAAAGAAACTTTTTTCTCTAATTGATACATGGTTTAcatattctaaaaaaatgtgtttaaatttttttgatattatgcataaaataacaaaaattagtTCAGTTAAAAGTCTAAAAACATATGAACAACCTATATCTTCTCAAATTAATCAAGTTATGTTTGATTTCCCCTCTATAATTGAAAGTTCATATCCTCAATCTGTtaatcataatattataggaaaaaaattgtatgaaCTATTATATGCAGACacagaaaatttttatctgaacaaatatatttacgaCGATGAG gtttactataaaaagtttttacTGAACGCTATCCAAAATTTGAAGGATAATCA acAGGACAACGAACTACTAAAATCACAGAAGGAactttacaaaataaaaaaaatat ataataacaaaaatgtaaGAGGATTAGTCACACCTTTTGAACCTATACCCAAATTAGTTAATTTTAtg TTGCCGGAACCATCGGATAGTAAGAGTGAAAACCCATATGATTATATGGATAATCCTGAACTTGTTAATGTTCTTCTGTCATCTTTGTTTCAAGATTAa